The Scheffersomyces stipitis CBS 6054 chromosome 5, complete sequence genome contains the following window.
AATTAATGAGCTATTGCTTGGTTCGTCCCAAATGAAAAACAGCAAGACCTTGAAATTGGGGTATATTGAAAACGATGaagattcttcatcatcttcttcttctgacgacgatgatgaCTTTATTCCGACTCCAGTTGACTGGGTAAAGGAAGTGGAAGGCTCGATTccttccaagatcttgccGTATTTGTACCTTGGCTCTTTGAAACATGCTAATTGTTTGGCCTTGCTCAACAAGCTAggaatcaagaagatccTCTCTGTAGGCGAGCAGCTTGATTGGTTGAATGGGTACAAGTTTCAGGAACATAATgatattattgttgatgagatCAACGGTGGGAGTATTGAGATGTACACAATCTCGCCATCTACTCCTCCCCACAAGAACAAGCAGCATAGTGCTTACCATCATACGACTATCGATACGGTGATGAAGGTaaacaacttggaagatgatGGTATTGATGAATTGACGCGAGCCTTACCTACGATTCTACAATTCATAGATGACGAGTACAAAAAATCAAACGGCAAaaccaagatcttgatcCATTGCCGAGTTGGAGTTAGTCGTTCTGCCACAGTGGTGATTGCTGAAGTGATGAGGCGGTTGAAAGTAAACTTGCCCAATGCATATTTGTATGTACGAGTGAGACGGTTGAACATCATTATCCAGCCTAACTTGCGGTTCATGTACGAGTTATTCAAATGGGAAGAGCTGCAGAAACTCTTGGCCAAAGAAAAGGgagatgaaaatgagaagACGGAGTACTTGCGAGAAATCGACTGGTTCATCATGTGCCGTGAGATtatgaagttgaatatcCCgtacttgaacaattgaatgTGTATATTAGCTAGACCAATGATCTATGTGTATAAATAGCTGTGAATAAGCTCATTAAATATTATATTATATTGTATAAGTAACTACTTATTTTGTACAGTATATCAATATTTAGTATCACCATCTGCTTTGTCTCTTATATCTTATATCTAAAAAGTTGTTCTACAGTGGTCTATCTATGGCTTGCTAGTTTGTATGctatattctatttatGAACTATACTTGGATTCCATTGTATGCCTAATATTTGTCCCTTATTCATGTTCACTTTGTGTTAATCATATATCATATTAATACTTCTATCTGATACTCAAATGTTCATCCGTAGTAAAGATACCTCCTATAATGAACAGTCTTTGCCAAGTCCTCTTTTTCGCACCCAGTCCAAAGGACCCAGCAAAAGACCCGTACCGCAAGACGCACGGAAAAATTTATTGAACACAACAATTCTCACAGTTAACAGCGTTTCTGCGTTGggctgtttcttcttttgacTTCATTGCCCATTAGCATCCAAAGCAACTTTGATCGATCGCCAAAGCATTGCCAATCGTCTCAATATCTAGCTTTATCGTCCTGCTTTTTTGTCCGGGCTTTTTAACATTGAAACCTGTCAATGGCAATATTCGATACTGATTCCTAAGTTCCATAATTGTATTAGTCTTATCTTCGATTAAGTTCCATAAACCTCCACAATCTTGCGTTATCTTTTATATCATTGATAGCCATTCAATATTTGGCATTCTGATCTTAAAGAATCGTACAACAACTCGTATATCTCTTGACATTCTTAACAATCATGACAGAAAAATCGCTTCTTGAAGATCCTTCCATCGTCCAAATATCCACGCCCAACAGTAATAACGACACCAACTCGGGTGCTACATTCCATACAGCTTCAACATCCTCTATTCACAACTTAGAACCAGGCAATGCTTTATCAAAGCTCTTAGACTCGGCTATGGCCAAAGCAGCTAAGGAGTCTACGCCGGACTTGGTTCCAAGATCCAGGTCAGTCAGTCCGATTCCAGCCGTTACATCTAAACCAGGCATCCCTTACGTGTATAGCATTGAGTTCTTGCTCTCTTTGAAGCTGTCACCTGACATTCCTGACTACAAGGACTCGCCGGAGCTACCAGATAAAAGCTTTTGGCGCTCAAAACTGAAACCACCGGCTGCTTCATCCAATTCTGACTTCGCAAACGGTAAGTATCACAAGAAAACAAACTCGTACAATAATAGAAGACACCAGAATGAGACGTGGGAAAGAAAACCAGCCAGTACCGGCTTCTCTAGAAGTGACGAGCTTGACAACTTGTCGTCAGATAAGATCTCCCAGTTACTAGGAGAAAATAACGACGAGCTTGAGCCCGAATGGGACTCAACAGATCTTGTAGCTGGTGAGAATTCTGACTCATTACTCAACTTGGGCCAAACTGTagaagattttgaaaaatggaaacaCCAGATGAGAATGGAGGAACGTCGTAGAAAGGGTGAAACCATTGACGAAACAGTCGAATTTCAGGCTTCTGAGGCTGAAAAGGCGGGAAATGATGTCGATaatttcttttcatttgtCAAGAAGCCAAAAAACCCAGAACTTCCCGCTGCTGAATCCAAAGTCATTCATacgacttcttctgttgctgaCCACAAGAGCTCcaagttttcttctttctttggcGGAGGCACCACAGCAAGCCCGGTTCCAcaaagttcttctttgccaCAACAATCTGCCGACCAAAACGAGCTCCAACAGCCACAAGAACGGTCACAAGAACGGCCACAGATTCAGCAGCAACGTCTGCAACAGGGACTTCCACGTGATACTTCTAGAGATCAAGCACCTCCTGGCTTTTCAAGGTTTTTCACAGGACAACCTCCAGTAGCTCCAGAACAAGGTGTTCCCAATTTTCCTCCAGCtatccaacaacaacaaatgCCAATTCCTAGAAACGTGCCACAGGAATACACCCAAAGAGTATCTCAGCAACAGCTCCCTCCACCAGGATTCAATCCTAACTCAAATGAATCATTTTTCATGTCGTTAATGAGCAAAAAAGAGCCAGAACAATCTGGTGGAGGTGGTTTCGctgatttgttgaatagACAAGTCAACGACAAGTCGCAATCTCAATCAGGACAATCTGGaaaccagcaacaacagcagcaacaacaacgtCAAGAACCAGTACAACAAAGTCCTGAACATTtgtaccaacttcagaaCCAACCATCCCCAGAACAAATGAAGCAGATGGCTCTTCAGCAccaacaaattcaacagcaacagcagcaacaatcTAGAAGCcagcaagttcttcaacaatctcctcagcagcagcaacaacaagcaCAACAATTGCCTCCTTGGATGAAACAATTCCAAGGAAGAGGTCCACCACCTCCACACTTGCAATTTCCACCTAACATGAGAGGGGGTCCTCCATTGGGTAACTCTGGCCCTGGTACTCCCAGTGGAGGCCCGCCACCACCAGGAATGTTTCCTCCAGGATTTGCACATCCACATGGTATGCCTCCGCCTTTCAACAATGGCAACCCCAATGGACCTCCTGGCTTTATCCCTCCTCCATATATGGGCTTCCCACCAGGTATGCCACCTCATTtacaacaacatcaacagcagcagcagcatcaacagcagcagcagcagcaacaacaacaacagcaacagcaacatcaacagTCAAATCAGCAGCAAAatcagcagcaacaaccaAGTCAACAGCAACTCAACCGTCGTTAATTTGCACTTCGCATAGTTGATGCCAATTATGATTAGCAATGTGTTTGGCTTCAGTTTTGTTGCTACACTACAGTTGAATTACAGTTGAATGAATTAGCATCATAACTTAGAATTAGCTATTAGCTCTGTATACTACGGTCGATGCCTCCAGGCATGCTCTCTTGCAAGTGTATATTTCCATATCGACAATGGCGTAGATAGATTAATTTTAATGAAATGAACTGGATGAGATTATTTTAAGAATATTACAAAGATTTGGCGATCTGTAGGCACAAGTCAAGTAGTTGAATATGTTCGTCTGTACCATTATTCAAACGTTTATCGATCAAGAATAGGGTCTTGGCGATCTTGTTCTTCGTAGCCGAGTCTAGGCTATCATCCAAGATGAACTTATCATGCAACTGGTCAAGCACCTGTTGAGCACTAAATCCCTGTGATATGATATCATTTACTTGGGTGATGATACTCTTCAGATTCTTAGATTTGATTGTGGAAACCACTTCTAAAATGACATTTTCTGGTATGACCCCAGCGATCTCTTGGATCGACTCAACAGTTATAGCTTCTCCTGGAATCTCATCCAACATTTGGAtatctccatcttcttctgtaggAGCTGCTAATGACTTGTGCAACTTAGTAGCAGATTGCAAGAATGTGATGGCTTTTCTCAAATCTCCGCCAGATATACGCAAAACCTCTTGAAGTACCAACTGGTTACTGTCTAGACTGATATGCTCTTGTTCAGCGATATACTTCAATCTGTTCAAGGCATTCtcgttgttcaacaatctAAATCTGAACTTGGAACAACGCGATGCAAGCGGATCAATGATTCTTGTGACATAATTACAGATCAAACAGAACCGTGTAATGTTCGAGTAGTTCTCTATTGTTCTTCTAAGGGCTGCCTGAGCATCGTTGGTCATAGAATCGGCCTCATCAAGAATAATGATTTTATATGGTGGGCAGGGATATTTCTCtaaatcttctttgctgGGATTAGACACAGTCAAACGGGcgaaattcttgattttttgTCTAACTATCGAGATTCCTCTTTCGTCTGAAGCATTAAGTTCCAACACTCTACTTTTGTAGAGATTTGGTCCGTATAGTTGCTTGCTTAAGGCtagaattgtagaagtcTTGCCGGTTCCAGGTGGCCCATAGAAGAGCATATGAGGCAAATTGGCAGATTCCATCGTCTTCTTGAGAACTTTCACTGCATGGTCCTGTGAAGCGACATCGTCCAAGTTCCGTGGTCTGTATTTTTCAACCCACGGCGTATGTTCGAGCCTTTCTTGCTCGTATTGGTCGAGCTTCTGCGACTTTTGCATAAGAATTGAAGTCATATTTCGCGGTTCAAATGTTTACAGTCACTTTCAATAGCAGCAAAAACGattcatatatatattatatACTTGGAACGTTTAAGTCGCGTGAATTGGAAGTTTGTTGGGCTTTTAGCTGAAATAAACCTATTCAAATAATCATTATTGGGTTCTTGCAAATCATTTTGGATCTTGAATCTGGTTTTCGAAATGTACGCGACAGTCATGTGAGCTATATCATGTGCACAAAGACTATAACCTTGTATAGACTTTTTTATTCTATCTACCTACATCAATCTACTAGTCCATTTCAATGGCATTACGGTTCTACCCTATTTGTCTATGGTTTATATTAATTAACAACTTCTAATTACTGAACCCCGATCACACTTAACTCTAACGTCCACACTCTTCTGATGTGAATCTTCACATTCAACAGTTTGGTGTCTGGAGCGAACAAGTCAGGAACCTCCAAACTGACCTCTGCTGATTCATTGGACCACCAGCACTTTCTGGCCGGTTTCCTCCAGAATAAGAGCAACTTCGTCTGGTTGTTATCAACAGGCTTTCTTGACTTGGACAACGACCTAGAGGCTGCTCTGGTAGCGCTGTTGGCTAAGGATGCAATTCTCGACCTTGACCTAGATCTGGCTGAAGCATTCGATGTTACTGGTGACAAAGTGTTGGTGTTAGTGGGCAACAAAGATGGTGATTCTGGTGGTGTGGGTGGATGGGTCTTGAGACGAACCAACAGCAAAGACAGAATTACACACTTGGATGGCTCTAGAGATCTGCTTCCCCATAATCCACGGGAATCAAAGCCTGAGGAACATAGCATATCAAACAAATGCTGTTCGGCAGGTCCAAGTTTTTGGTCCTTCTCAGGCACTTCGTGCACATCATAGCCTAATCCCGAGAAAATATATTTGTTCTGGATGAGTTTGGTGGATACTTCCAATTTGAGATGTTTCATCTGTTCTGCGTTCAAACCAGCAATCGGAGGTATCACATAGTAATCCAAGTCTTCACGTAACACTATAATAGCTGGCTTACTCTGCAATACATTCTCTTGGTGTCTTGTGGCATGGAAACTTGTTTGCGGTGATACTGCTGGCATCTCAAGCAAATCCCTTTGAGCATCGCTGAATTGGTCGATAATGTATTGGAAACAAGACGGTTCAAAGTTGACGTAGACAATGTCGTCTTCAGTCAAATTTGTGATTACCTGGCCATTGACGTCCAAGAACACTCCGTTTGGGAAAAGGCACAACAAGATGCTTTCGGGCAAACTCATCAATTCGTCTCTTGTTATGGTAAACTCAGTTCCACGGATATTCAAGTGGATCTTGGAGTTATAATCGAtagagttgttggaatcgTCGTAGCCAACAGCTGCACTGCTGTACGAATCCGGTGTTACTTGAGTAATTATGTTTTCTGTCATAATGCAGTAGTGGTTATTGTTCAGGTTTCCAGCACCTGAATATGGATGTTACGATGTTAAGAATAACAATGatgaaaacaaaaaatgACGTTAACAGGAACGAAATTCTCACAATTACCAGTACTCTTGGTGTTAATAACTGAGATCTGATGATTCGTTTCGTGGTGGACTTTGGTGTTTGCTGTGCACAGACACTATCCCTATTATTTGTATAGATTTCTCGCGTTATTATCTAGATAAGAAATCGACAACAGCGTCAAGTGGCAAAAATCGCTTTTTTCCGACGCTTTCTTCACTCACTTCTATTTTAAGTAAGTGTTGAGCAATATATCAAGCTTTCTCACTTTTCTACTGGTTGAATGCTGGTATTGGACTCTGTTAAAGAGTGTGTTAACTATGGCGAGGGCTACCgtagaaaacttgaaattaGCGGCAATCGGAGTACTTTTTTTACTCTGAAAACGGCAGTGTAGTGCTAGCAACACTAAGACAATGTGTAGCCAAGAAACGCTATGGTTATAAGGCTGAAAATGGTGGAGTTGTTAGACGCTCTGTAGAAATAACAAATTATTAATTTTGACATTTAGGAGAATATCAGATTTGCGATTTTTCCCTTTCTTGACTCAACGCGACATTTGAGACAGACAATGCTGAAGAGCGACATCGGCACGGCACAGACGGCTGGCTGTCGCGACATTCATTCTTCGGATTGGTAAAGCGCATTTCCGGAATATGTAACTAAAATACTTAAATTAAAATCGATTACATAATTGTAGTGCAATAGTTTTTATAGATGTTCTAACGAACTGCAAATTAAATTAAAAGGACCAACTATATATTCTTTGGGTAGAGCCAATCGACCTTTTATGTATGAAGTTTTACCTTTTTACAATCTTTGcaattttgaattcaaacGTTAAGAAGCAAATATCTCATCACAGATCATTCTGAATCATTTAGtcacttcttcatcattcCCACAGATCCTGAGTTACGGCTCGGAAAAGTATTTTGACAATACAGTAATCGTAtcatttctttgtttctgaGACCATTCATACAGAAGCTTAGCATGGGTTGCTCAAATTGCCAACCTGAAATAAAAACACTGTTGCATTCTAAAGACTCTAATGACTTTGAGGACGATGTATGGGGCGATGATGACGTGTATGTCGATGCCAATGCAGATGTAAAAAGGGCCCATCAGAAACAGGGATACCTTGATGGTCTTGCCAGTGCTCAGGAATCGTCTCTCCAATCTGGATTTGATAAAGCATTTTCTGACGGTGCAAGAATGGGAGCAGCAGTAGGTAAGATCTTGGGTGAACTCCGCGCTTTAGGCGAAAGCGAACTGTTTTACCAAGCTACTAAGGAGTTGAACATTGCCAAGATCATGGACAAGAAGTACTTCGATagtgaattgaaaattcagaagaaccatGAAGTAATATATAAATGGCAGAAGATTGTAGCacaacatcttgaagacgCAACAAAGGCATAGACGAAGTAATAGACATGAAGGTTGTGTGGCATGCTGTCTATACTTTCTCTACAcaacctcttcttccacctATATCCTGTAATGACTACATGTATATTTATGATTAATAGTATTATTAAAATGCAAGTGTAGAGTAGAGTAGTAGAATAATCGTTCTCGTTATCTATTAAGTGGCATGTCATTGACAATCTCGTTACTCAAGTTTTCCAGTAAGCTAAACATCTCCTCCTGAAACTTTAATCTAGCTTTGGACCAGTCAATCCACAACTCACCAATCAAATATTGTGTTTCCTGGAACATGAGGAACTCTTCGAAACAGCAGTTTTTGATTAACCAGTCCCTATTGAGCTGCTGGAAGATCTCCTGCTTGTCATTGATAATGATTTGACGCAACTTGGCTAAGTCGGCACCCTTGACGTCAGCGTCTTCGGTGCTGAGCTTGTTATATcttatttcattttctttgattctcttttccaattggtcAATATTGTTGATCGATTGTTTCTTGGTTCTTTCAAACAACTCTTGGAGGGAGTATAAGTAGTCAaggaagttcttgaacttttccaaaataATGGTGTTGACAGTGTAGCTGTCGTCGATCAAAGTTTGACTCGActtattgaagaactccCCGATGTACCCGAGCGAATCATTCAATAAATTGATATCGTCCTTGTGTGAAT
Protein-coding sequences here:
- the RCF2 gene encoding Replication factor C, subunit RFC4 (Replication factor C, subunit RFC4 RFC is a DNA binding protein and ATPase that acts as a processivity factor for DNA polymerases delta and epsilon and loads proliferating cell nuclear antigen (PCNA) on DNA~go_function ATP binding), whose translation is MTSILMQKSQKLDQYEQERLEHTPWVEKYRPRNLDDVASQDHAVKVLKKTMESANLPHMLFYGPPGTGKTSTILALSKQLYGPNLYKSRVLELNASDERGISIVRQKIKNFARLTVSNPSKEDLEKYPCPPYKIIILDEADSMTNDAQAALRRTIENYSNITRFCLICNYVTRIIDPLASRCSKFRFRLLNNENALNRLKYIAEQEHISLDSNQLVLQEVLRISGGDLRKAITFLQSATKLHKSLAAPTEEDGDIQMLDEIPGEAITVESIQEIAGVIPENVILEVVSTIKSKNSKSIITQVNDIISQGFSAQQVLDQLHDKFILDDSLDSATKNKIAKTLFLIDKRLNNGTDEHIQLLDLCLQIAKSL
- a CDS encoding predicted protein gives rise to the protein MTENIITQVTPDSYSSAAVGYDDSNNSIDYNSKIHLNIRGTEFTITRDELMSLPESILLCLFPNGVFLDVNGQVITNLTEDDIVYVNFEPSCFQYIIDQFSDAQRDLLEMPAVSPQTSFHATRHQENVLQSKPAIIVLREDLDYYVIPPIAGLNAEQMKHLKLEVSTKLIQNKYIFSGLGYDVHEVPEKDQKLGPAEQHLFDMLCSSGFDSRGLWGSRSLEPSKCVISSLSLVRLKTHPPTPPESPSLLPTNTNTLSPVTSNASARSRSRSRIASLANSATRAASRSLSKSRKPVDNNQTKLLLFWRKPARKCWWSNESAEVSLEVPDLFAPDTKSLNVKIHIRRVWTLELSVIGVQ
- a CDS encoding predicted protein, with translation MGCSNCQPEIKTSLHSKDSNDFEDDVWGDDDVYVDANADVKRAHQKQGYLDGLASAQESSLQSGFDKAFSDGARMGAAVGKILGELRALGESESFYQATKELNIAKIMDKKYFDSELKIQKNHEVIYKWQKIVAQHLEDATKA
- a CDS encoding predicted protein, with protein sequence VGEDFLKNWKEAEQSITKLIEIWTKTVMLVERYEKRQQQISYDNGKFVEMINGFKTLNTKLYPNENETLLSENSHKDDINLLNDSLGYIGEFFNKSSQTLIDDSYTVNTIILEKFKNFLDYLYSLQELFERTKKQSINNIDQLEKRIKENEIRYNKLSTEDADVKGADLAKLRQIIINDKQEIFQQLNRDWLIKNCCFEEFLMFQETQYLIGELWIDWSKARLKFQEEMFSLSENLSNEIVNDMPLNR